From Vanrija pseudolonga chromosome 1, complete sequence, a single genomic window includes:
- the steA gene encoding Transcription factor steA, with product MLGGPTEVEVYHAPYKEGPGMEEAILYPLPPPADVVPRRLTEAETARVDLLCRLLFFLATAPTKWSSLPQSHLPDLSKFRLPNGEDVACVLWNGLYHITGTDIVRALLFRFEAFGRPVKHTKKWEEGVFSDLRNLKPGVDACLEEPKSAFLDFLFRNGCIRTQKKQKVFYWFSVPHDRLFLDALERDLKREKAGQEPTSVVVGEPARSFKYDPRRGLYEQFMGSNRGMEAAILDQVYPLQARMPGQMVPPNVTADGSRQSSIDPSLYDVRPMEQQPGGEGMWQQRVNAVASGRPPSVQEYLPPMADQYTQGPGGLPQFTVTMFEGSSAYKRKRVRSKRSSPSKTGPTESDDEDASERDESLVESATGDEDNKRPRKAPRSTSRSSPSVPPESGASAKTSTPAHNVNGNGATDEKTFVCVFEFCRRPFKRLEHLKRHIRTHTQERPFACKLCSRAFSRQDNLLQHLRLHRKDDPPRANDVAEDRLSAPPYVGRRWPTQSPAPTEDMVTHVPVPHNAQYGMGNYGSVPYRSTTVPPDFLSMPPPGAAWSASASVPHPSFSPAQQPMRFRSATPQMMAPPAAYPYGSMPPPPAPGILPGAGVHSVPPPGAAGYPVYPDAQGHEYGFVPATAQWAPGVDGSVHGVSPGPPGVEDGDKSFDSNPDVSTGWQTS from the exons ATGCTTGGAGGACCCACCGAAGTTGAAGTATACCACGCCCCTTACAAAGA GGGACCTGGGATGGAAGAAGCAATCCTTTAcccgctgccaccaccggcaGATGTTGTCCCGCGCCGTTTGACGGAAGCGGAGACGGCCCGTGTCGATCTTCTTTGCCGCCTGCTTTTT TTCCTCGCCACAGCGCCCACAAAGTGGTCATCGTTACCCCAGAGC CATCTCCCAGACCTCTCCAAATTCCGCCTCCCCAACGGTGAGGACGTTGCATGTGTCCTTTGGAATGGCCTCTATCACATTACTGGAACGGACATTG TCCGTGCACTCCTCTTCCGCTTTGAAGCGTTTGGTCGTCCCGTCAAGCACACAAAGaagtgggaggagggtgtGTTCTCTGACCTGCGCAACCTGAAGCCAGGCGTGGACGCTTGCCTCGAGGAGCCAAA GtccgccttcctcgacttTCTTTTCCGAAACGGGTGCATCCGAACCCAGAAGAAG CAAAAG GTGTTCTACTGGTTCAGTGTGCCTCACGACCGCCTCTTCCTTGACGCGCTGGAACGCGATTTGAAGCGTGAGAAGGCAGGGCAGGAGCCGACTTcagttgtcgtcggcgagcccgcCAGGAGCTTCAA ATACGACCCGCGTCGTGGGCTCTACGAGCAGTTCATGGGCAGCAACCGTGGCATGGAAGCGGCAATTTTG GATCAGGTCTACCCGCTCCAGGCACGGATGCCTGGTCAAATGGTGCCTCCAAATGTCACCGCCGACGGGTCGCGACAGTCGAGCATTGACCCCAGCCTCTACGATGTCAGGCCAATGGAACAGCAGCCGGGGGGTGAGGGGATGTGGCAACAGCGTGTCAATGCAGTCGCATCTGGACGCCCACCCAGTGTTCAAGAGTACCTCCCCCCAATGGCAGACCAATACACCCAAGGCCCCGGCGGTCTTCCCCAGTTCACCGTGACCATGTTCGAAGGCAGCTCGGCGTACAAGCGCAAGCGGGTTCGTTCCAAGCGCTCATCACCATCGAAGACTGGGCCTACtgagagcgacgacgaggacgcgagcGAACGCGATGAGAGCCTTGTCGAGTCGGCTACTGGCGACGAAGACAACAAGAGGCCACGAAAGGCTCCTCGGTCAACATCACGGTCATCCCCCTCAGTGCCCCCTGAGAGTGGAGCCAGCGCCAAGACCTCAACCCCAGCGCACAACGTCAACGGCAACGGAGCCACTGACGAGAAGACGTTTGTCTGTGTCTTCGAGTTCTGTCGGCGTCCCTTTAAGCGACTAGAGCACCTCAAGCGCCACATTCGCACCCACACACAGGAGCGCCCTTTCGCGTGCAAGCTCTGCTCGCGTGCCTTTAGCAGGCAGGACAACCTCCTCCAGCATCTGAGGTTGCATCGCAAGGACGACCCGCCTCGTGCCAatgacgtcgccgaggaccgTCTCAGTGCCCCTCCGTACGTCGGTCGCAGATGGCCAACACAGTCGCCGGCTCCCACCGAAGACATGGTCACTCACGTCCCCGTTCC ACACAATGCACAGTACGGAATGGGCAACTATGGCTCTGTGCCATACCGTTCTACGACAGTGCCACCCGATTTCCTGTCCATGCCCCCACCTGGCGCggcctggtcggcgtcggcatcggtgCCTCACCCATCCTTTTCCCCAGCTCAGCAGCCTATGCGCTTCCGCTCTGCGACCCCGCAGATGATGGCGCCTCCCGCGGCCTACCCTTATGGCTCGATGCCACCTCCACCCGCGCCCGGAATTCTTCCCGGTGCCGGCGTCCATTCAGTACCGCCtcccggcgccgctggctACCCCGTCTACCCCGACGCCCAGGGCCACGAGTACGGTTTTGTGCCAGCCACGGCGCAGTGGGCTCCTGGTGTCGACGGCAGCGTCCACGGCGTCAGCCCCGGACCCCCAGGCGTTGAGGACGGGGACAAGAGCTTCGACTCGAACCCCGACGTCAGCACTGGATGGCAGACTAGCTAG
- the SPBC29B5.04c gene encoding putative protein, which translates to MPPGRLLRPPPRQTTPAGQPSFPSSQSSDWTAAPPSPPRRVPPVPARPGAPPLDSGMNATSRRPGLLPAGSGSSGLSSYLGSTSAFASKAKSAFFSASSYVATTASTVAAVASAQTSGERRTAWEDWARDWRDGKRASISGKETIHVLPGWAAKKPRKDDPKAFDLSVSTVGYCTFVRDPKSASRTQRALMGIAKRFAALPAVPLDIPANPVIDTKLSSSPDKESALIDFGDEAPAPPPAPAPPRRSSTSPSLLASSPPRRTLTQTDIVFQDPSLLTLAHEYMDSRLRPFWSSVLAFRRIALAIYTVPLESGKPPPTPDAELFAQEPLLRTTFTTNAQGHFSQHFTIPWERIASHTQSVPMAFDESTHHLADWGLVIRAELLSDDVAARLPSAPATQPADVIPGGTLPYTPRSRGATPGVTSAPGEVSDAGVLGLGTSAVEATAVLRISRPGGIRIISDIDDTVKHSDILSGAREVFRNVFCRKLEDICVPGINTLYKELISVGASGIHFVSNSPFELFPVITEFFQLHTFPTYYSLKLKYYGGRSIVTSLFEPAGQRKRPGIVEIMDEFKDSKFILIGDSGEQDLEVYTSLARERPDQVTAIFIRDVTSGRVGEFVKNGVYDATPRMSQLNLNDTASEVERSLASEPSAPQSGTSTPTTQGSQISVDEINRTVEELETLTAAQQKVLRQAADWETRLARAEAELPTSTPLVIFKSVDEIESLARELVYAEAVKAKQ; encoded by the exons ATGCCGCCAGGTAGACTATTacgcccaccgccgcggcagaCAACGCCAGCAGGACAGCCGTCGTTCCCGTCGTCTCAATCATCGGACTGGACAGCTGccccgccgtccccgcccagACGCGTCCCACCTGTTCCCGCCAGACCAGGCGCGCCACCGCTCGACAGTGGAATGAACGCGACGTCTCGCCGCCCGGGCCTCTTGCCGGCTGGCAGCGGCTCGTCCGGCCTGTCGTCGTACCTCGGCTCGACATCTGCCTTTGCGTCCAAGGCGAAatcggccttcttctcggccagctcgtaTGTTGCGACCACCGCTAGcaccgtcgcggccgtcgcgtcggcgcagaCGTCGGGCGAGCGCCGCACAGCATGGGAGGACTGGGCGAGAGATTGGAGAGACGGCAAACGTGCTTCCATCAGCGGAAAGGAGACGATTCATGTCCTCCCCGGTTGGGCGGCCAAGAAGCCTCGCAAGGATGACCCTAAAG CCTTTGACCTCAGCGTCTCGACGGTCGGGTACTGCACCTTTGTGAGGGATCCCAAGAGCGCTTCGCGGACACAGCGGGCGCTCATGGGCATTGCCAAAC GTTTCGCTGCACTGCCTGCTGTGCCTCTGGACATTCCAGCGAACCCGGTTATTGACACCAagctgtcctcgtcgccggaCAAGGAGTCGGCGTTGATCGACTTTGGTGACGAagccccagcaccaccaccggcaccggcacctcCACGCAGATCCTCGACCAGCCCATCACTCCTagcgtcatcgccgccgcgtaGAACTCTGACGCAGACGGACATTGTGTTCCAGGACCCGTCGCTGCTCACGTTGGCGCACGAGTACATGGATTCGCGCCTTCGCCCCTTCTGGTCCAGCGTTCTCGCCTTCCGTCGGATCGCCCTGGCGATCTACACGGTGCCCCTCGAGTCTGGcaagccgccgcccacccccgaTGCCGAACTGTTCGCTCAAGAACCACTGCTGCGCACGACGTTTACTACGAACGCCCAGGGCCACTTCTCGCAGCACTTCACCATTCCTTGGGAGCGCATTGCCTCCCATACGCAATCCGTGCCCATGGCGTTCGACGAGTCGacgcaccacctcgccgactGGGGACTCGTCATTCGCGCAGAGCTGCTGTCGGATGATGTCGCTGCGAGGCTGCCATCTGCGCCGGCCACCCAGCCCGCAGACGTCATCCCAGGTGGCACGCTGCCATACACCCCCAGGTCGCGTGGTGCCACACCTGGGGTTACTTCTGCCCCAGGCGAAGTCAGCGACGCCGGTGTGCTTGGGCTCGGGACaagcgccgtcgaggccactGCAGTTCTCCGCATCTCGCGCCCGGGTGGTATTCGCATCATTTCTGATATT GATGACACGGTCAAGCACAGCGATATTCTCAGTGGGGCCCGTGAGGTCTTCAG GAATGTGTTCTGTCGCAAGCTCGAAGACATTTGTGTCCCGGGAATCAACACATTGTACAAGGAGCTCATATCCGTCGGAGCCTCTGGTATCCACTTTGTG TCCAACTCTCCGTTCGAGCTCTTCCCCGTCATTACAGAATTCTTCCAGCTGCACACGTTCCCGACCTACTACTCGCTCAAGCTCAAGTACTATGGCGGCCGGTCGATTGTGACCAGCCTGTTTGAGCCTGCCGGTCAGCGCAAGCGCCCTGGCATTGTGGAGATCATGGACGAGTTCAAGGACAGCAAGTTTATCTTGATTGGGGATTCTGGAGAGCAAGATCTCGAAGTCTACACCTCGCTAGCGCGGGAGCGACCCGACCAAGTGACGGCCATCTTCATCCGTGACGTCACTAGTGGTCGAGTTGGGGAGTTTGTCAAGAACGGAGTTTACGACGCTACGCCAAGAATGTCGCAGCTCAACCTGAACGACACCGcctccgaggtcgagcgtaGCTTGGCGTCTGAACCCTCTGCCCCACAGAGCGGCACATCGACACCAACAACTCAAGGCTCTCAAATCAGTGTCGACGAGATTAATAGGACTGTCGAAGAACTGGAGACGCTGACTGCGGCTCAGCAGAAGGTGCTTAGGCAGGCTGCCGACTGGGAGACGCGTCTTGCACGTGCAGAGGCCGAACTGCCCACTAGCACCCCGCTGGTGATCTTTAAGAGTGTAGACGAAATTGAAAgtctcgcgcgcgagctcgtttACGCTGAGGCCGTCAAGGCGAAGCAATAG
- the CHS8 gene encoding Chitin synthase 8: protein MASLAPPSGPAAAKQRYSSRFEGINDLCALPSIAEDTILATLRERYISGQPYTAVSSSALVNVNPLIYLPLNGDASLQDYVTEYYRSAGDDAVGEPDGNTKERLGPHIFRHGLSAYYNMRRTGQDQILLMSGASGSGKTEMRRLAIKAISEVAVAPPGKKGYKVGQQIANAEFILESFGNAQTVGNENASRFGNYTELQFTDRGRLEGVKTIEYYLERSRVSQPPASGERNFHIFYYLVSGVDGEERQHLRLGNVNDYRYLVSRARRTGTSDRQRFNQIKQAFKSVGLSNRLVAQVCQLLAAILHIGNFNFVDDPSMREGATVTNYDSLATAAEFLGVSNAALAELFAFKTVLVRKEVCTTFLDSEQAEGVRDELARTLYSLLFSWLNEHINQKLCKEQFGSFIAILDLPGLQNNAGPSLGVNSVDQFCFNFANEKLHNWILHRIHEAPLAEANADKLPMTRIPYFDNTECLKMLSDSKGGLIATADDQAKKKKTDSSMIEAMAKRYAGHSSFQVGNMDRSGTASFTVNHYAGPVTYTAESFIERNANETSADILRLLRGTATGAATSVPDHQGSNNPFIRSLFSNKSIATQAHPRNDETIVAAQQPVRPMRAPSTRRKRGPRLSAVSEEAEEEDNEVGGGNDEGNAGTHLSCVAGQHWNSLSTLFATFDQIQPWFIFCLRPNDSQLPAQVETRSVKAQIRSLGLTEITQRLRTDYEVRMTHEEFADRYEEEFAERAIGHQGSVSDRLRDLKRVLKLSDNDMAIGSTRVFLSHHAFHRFEDRLREAEGLEEPAHLDDARQKYRDDPFSPGHRAATPENEAMFDFNDRNDSAVALPLVRNAQPVPQASPSSFDDHERGFAPSQVTSPFGDRDTQSQIGSESYAPSRNMFRDMDDKQRGEKDVMDDLPQDDEVTEVYKESSARRRWVILCRILTWWCPDFLLDKIGRMKRQDIRQAWREKLAINLLIWFVCGCTIFVIAGLGLVICPRQHVYTVSELNSHNGKGTSAYTQIRGEVFNLDQILSSHLGVVPIVNQKTIFTYAGQDATPIFPVQVSALCSGPTGQGISPYVTATSSNTTDIYAKYHDFRAFTNDSRPDWYTEQMISLRARYRTGWMGYTKKDLKSLAGQGYTIGIYHNLVYDLTDYVRANGGGVKLPNGVQDPNAERDRAFMHPQIVKAFQDYSGQDVTNVIEGLASTLGRDIINIQGDCLRNIFVKGKLDTRDSAQCQFSTYILLALSAVMVAVIGFKFLAAIHFGPARAPENHDKFVICQVPCYTEGEESLRRTIDSLAKLRYDDKRKLLCIICDGNIKGYGNDKPTPAIVLDILGVDPNLDPEPLSFQSLGEGSKQHNMGKVYAGLYECSGHVVPYLVIVKVGKPTERPKPGNRGKRDSQMLLMHFLNKVHFNSPMNPLELEMYHQIKNVIGVNPSFYEYLFMVDADTTVDELSLNRLVSACMHDKKIVGICGETSIANAKQSIVTMSQVYEYFISHHLAKAFENLFGSITCLPGCFTMYRLRTPDTHKPLFIANSIIHDYSENRVDTLHLKNLLHLGEDRYLTTLVLKHFPTYKTKFVRDAKAQTVAPDSAKVLFSQRRRWINSTVHNMAELIFQENMCGFCCFSMRFVVLIDLVSTIVAPVTVAYIGYLIYIIVRDGGNLPILSIAMLAAIYGLQALVFIFRMRWDMIAWMVFYILAIPVFSFYLPLYSFWRMDDFSWGSTRLVVGDNGKKLVIHDEGKFDPKSIPLKSWNDYENELWDQESNHSQDTWLPPQKSEYLEGSRQSAYNSQYGSQYGLGSIYQPSTFGHETQQTHQTGRSRAISPAGSYGDLRGASRNGSYQDVPARGTFYAAGGRGDTGSYGHGDQQSLYAGSFYGQPPLAPTSSNYHGAVPAGNDGTEHITDAQLTASIRRICQGADLDTLTKKSVRKQLESEYGVSLTSRKDFINQQIEEAIAE from the exons ATGGCCTCGCTGGCTCCCCCATCAGGCCCAGCCGCAGCAAAGCAGAGATACTCGTCTCGCTTTGAAGGCATCAACGACCTCTG TGCCCTGCCCTCCATCGCCGAGGACACGATCCTAGCGACGCTCCGTGAGCGCTACATCTCTGGGCAGCCCTACACGGcagtctcgtcgtcggccctCGTCAATGTCAACCCCCTCATCTACCTCCCCCTAAACGGCGACGCCTCGCTTCAGGACTATGTGACAGAGTACTACCgctcggccggcgacgacgctgtCGGCGAACCAGATGGTAACACCAAGGAGCGTCTCGGTCCCCATATTTTCCGCCATGGCCTCAGTGCCTACTACAACATGCGCCGCACTGGCCAGGACCAGATTCTTCTCATGTC TGGCGCCAGCGGCTCTGGTAAAACCGAGATGCGCCGGTTAGCTATCAAGGCCATTTCAGAGGTCGCCGTCGCACCACCTGGTAAGAAGGGCTACAAGGTCGGCCAGCAGATCGCCAACGCAGAG TTCATCCTCGAGTCGTTTGGAAACGCCCAAACGGTTGGCAACGAAAACGCCTCGCGCTTTGGCAACTACACCGAGCTCCAGTTCACCGACCGCGGCCGCCTTGAGGGTGTCAAGACGATCGAGTACTACCTTGAGCGTTCCCGTGTGTCGCAGCCTCCGGCTAGCGGAGAGCGCAACTTCCACATCTTCTACTACCTCGTTTCCGGTGTCGATGGTGAGGAGCGCCAgcacctccgcctcggcaatGTCAACGACTACCGCTACCTTGTcagccgcgcccgccgcacGGGAACGAGCGACCGTCAGCGCTTCAACCAGATCAAGCAGGCGTTCAAGTCGGTCGGCCTGTCGAACCGCCTGGTCGCCCAGGTGTGTCAGTTACTGGCCGCCATTCTCCACATTGGCAACTTCAACTTTGTCGATGACCCCAGCATGCGCGAAGGCGCCACGGTCACCAACTACGACTCGcttgccaccgccgccgagttcCTTGGTGTCTCCaacgctgccctcgccgaaCTCTTCGCCTTCAAGACCGTCCTTGTTCGCAAGGAGGTCTgcaccaccttcctcgactCTGAGCAGGCAGAGGGCGTCCGTGACGAGCTTGCCCGCACGCTCTACTCGCTCCTGTTCTCGTGGCTCAATGAGCACATCAACCAGAAGCTGTGCAAGGAGCAGTTCGGCTCGTTCATCGCCATTCTCGACCTTCCTGGCCTGCAGAACAACGCTGGCCCCTCGCTCGGCGTCAACTCGGTCGACCAGTTCTGCTTCAACTTTGCCAACGAAAAGCTCCACAACTGGATCCTCCACCGCATTCACGAGGCCCcgctggccgaggccaacgctGACAAGCTGCCGATGACCCGCATCCCCTACTTTGACAACACCGAGTGCCTCAAGATGCTCTCCGACTCGAAGGGCGGTCTCATCGCCACTGCCGACGAccaggccaagaagaagaagacggaCTCGAGCATGATCGAGGCCATGGCCAAGCGCTACGCCGGCCACTCGTCGTTCCAGGTCGGTAACATGGACCGCAGTGGCACCGCCTCGTTCACGGTCAACCACTACGCCGGTCCGGTCACATACACGGCCGAGTCGTTCATTGAGCGCAACGCCAACGAGACCAGCGCCGATATTCTTCGTCTTCTCCGTGGCACGGCCACCGGTGCCGCGACCAGCGTTCCCGATCACCAGGGCTCCAACAACCCCTTCATCCGCAGCTTGTTCTCCAACAAGTCGATCGCCACGCAGGCCCACCCCCGTAATGACGAAACGATTGTCGCGGCTCAGCAGCCCGTTCGCCCCATGCGCGCCCCTTCGACTCGTCGCAAGCGCGGCCCCCGTCTCTCCGCTGTcagcgaggaggccgaggaagaggacaACGAGGTCGGCGGAGGCAACGACGAGGGTAACGCCGGGACTCACCTCTCGTGTGTTGCTGGTCAACACTGGAACTCGCTCTCGACCCTCTTCGCCACCTTTGACCAGATCCAGCCCTGGTTCATCTTCTGTCTGCGACCCAATGACTCTCAGCTTCCTGCCCAGGTCGAGACTCGCTCGGTCAAGGCCCAGATTCGCAGCCTCGGTCTGACAGAGATCACTCAGCGCCTGCGCACCGACTACGAGGTCCGCATGACCCACGAAGAGTTTGCGGACCGCTACGAGGAGGAGtttgccgagcgcgccatcGGCCACCAGGGCTCGGTTTCTGACCGTCTTCGTGACCTGAAGCGTGTCCTCAAGCTCTCGGATAACGACATGGCCATTGGCAGTACCCGCGTCTTCCTCTCGCACCACGCTTTCCACCGCTTTGAGGACCGTCTTCGTGAGGCCGAGGGTCTCGAGGAGCCTgcccacctcgacgacgcaaGGCAAAAGTACAGGGACGACCCCTTCTCGCCTGGCCACAGAGCAGCCACGCCTGAAAACGAGGCCATGTTCGACTTTAACGACCGCAACGACTCGGCAGTGGCCCTGCCTCTTGTGCGTAACGCTCAGCCCGTGCCTCAGGCATCACCCTCGTCGTTTGACGACCACGAGCGTGGCTTTGCCCCGAGCCAGGTCACTAGCCCCTTTGGGGACCGCGACACGCAGTCGCAGATCGGCTCCGAGTCGTACGCCCCCTCTCGCAACATGTTCCGGGATATGGACGACAAGCAGCGGGGCGAGAAGGATGTCATGGACGACCTGCcgcaggacgacgaggtcaccGAGGTCTACAAGGAGTCctcagctcgtcgtcgctgggtAATTCTGTGCCGCATTCTTACCTGGTGGTGCCCCGACTTCTTGCTCGACAAGATTGGCCGTATGAAGCGCCAGGACATTCGTCAGGCGTGGCGTGAGAAGCTTGCCATCAACCTCCTCATCTGGTTCGTCTGCGGCTGCACCATCTTCGTCATCGCTGGTCTTGGTCTCGTTATCTGCCCGAGGCAGCATGTGTACACGGTGTCAGAGCTCAATTCACACAACGGCAAGGGCACATCAGCATACACTCAGATTCGCGGCGAGGTTTTCAACCTCGACCAGATTTTGTCCTCGCATCTTGGCGTCGTTCCAATTGTCAACCAGAAGACCATCTTCACCTACGCTGGCCAGGATGCCACCCCGATCTTCCCGGTCCAGGTGTCCGCCCTGTGCAGTGGCCCCACTGGCCAGGGCATCAGCCCCTACGTGACTGCTACGTCCTCTAACACGACCGACATCTACGCCAAGTACCACGACTTCCGCGCGTTCACCAACGACTCGCGTCCCGATTGGTACACGGAGCAGATGATCTCGCTGCGTGCACGCTACCGCACCGGCTGGATGGGCTACACCAAGAAGGACCTCAAGTCGCTGGCTGGTCAAGGTTACACCATTGGCATCTACCACAACCTTGTCTACGACCTCACCGACTACGTTCGTGCcaacggtggtggtgtcaaGTTGCCCAATGGCGTCCAGGACCCCAATGCCGAGAGGGACCGTGCTTTCATGCACCCCCAGATCGTCAAGGCGTTCCAGGACTACTCGGGCCAGGATGTCACCAACGTCATTGAAGGTCTTGCCTCCACTCTTGGCCGGGACATTATCAACATCCAGGGCGACTGCCTGCGAAACATCTTTGTCAAAGGCAAGCTTGACACCCGTGACTCTGCGCAGTGTCAGTTCTCGACCTACATTCTACTCGCCCTCAGTGCCGTCATGGTGGCTGTTATTGGCTTCAAGTTCCTGGCGGCCATCCACTTTGGTCCTGCGCGTGCTCCCGAGAACCACGACAAGTTTGTCATCTGCCAGGTGCCCTGTTACACTGAAGGCGAGGAATCGCTGCGCCGCACCATCGACTCGCTGGCCAAGCTCCGCTACGATGACAAGCGCAAGCTCCTCTGCATCATCTGTGACGGTAACATCAAGGGTTACGGAAACGACAAGCCCACACCGGCCATTGTGCTCGACATTCTGGGCGTTGACCCCAACCTCGACCCTGAGCCGCTGTCCTTCCAgtcgctcggcgagggctCAAAGCAGCACAACATGGGCAAGGTCTACGCTGGTCTGTACGAGTGCTCCGGTCACGTCGTCCCCTACCTCGTGATTGTCAAGGTTGGCAAGCCGACTGAGCGCCCCAAGCCCGGAAACCGTGGCAAGCGTGACTCGCAGATGCTTCTCATGCACTTCCTCAACAAG GTCCACTTTAACTCGCCCATGAACCCCCTGGAGCTGGAAATGTACCACCAGATCAAGAACGTCATTGGTGTCAACCCGAGCTTCTACGAGTATCTGTTCATGGTCGATGCCGATACCACTGTGGACGAGTTATCCCTCAACCGTCTCGTCTCGGCCTGCATGCACGACAAGAAGATTGTCGGCATCTGTGGTGAAACGTCAatcgccaacgccaagcAGTCGATTGTCACCATGTCGCAGGTGTACGAGTACTTCATTTCTcaccacctcgccaaggccttTGAGAACCTGTTCGGCTCCATCACCTGTTTGCCCGGTTGTTTCACCATGTACCGTCTGCGTACGCCGGACACGCACAAGCCGCTGTTCATCGCCAACTCGATCATCCATGACTACTCTGAGAACCGTGTCGACACGCTTCACTTGAAGAaccttctccacctcggtGAAGATCGTTACCTCACGACCCTCGTTCTCAAGCACTTCCCCACGTACAAGACCAAGTTCGTccgcgacgccaaggcccaGACTGTGGCTCCCGACTCGGCCAAGGTTCTGTTCTCccagcgtcgtcgttggaTCAACTCGACTGTCCACAACATGGCCGAGCTCATCTTCCAGGAGAACATGTGTGGTTTCTGCTGCTTCTCGATGCGCTTCGTCGTCCTGATCGACCTTGTCTCGACCATCGTCGCTCCCGTCACTGTCGCCTACATTGGCTACCTGATCTACATCATCGTTAGAGATGGCGGCAACCTGCCAATTCTCTCGATCGCCATGTTGGCCGCGATCTACGGTCTGCAGGCCCTCGTCTTCATCTTCCGAATGCGCTGGGACATGATTGCATGGATGGTCTTCTACATCCTCGCCATTCCCGTCTTCTCCTTCTACCTCCCGCTCTACTCCTTCTGGCGCATGGACGACTTCTCTTGGGGTTCCACGCGTCTCGTTGTCGGCGACAATGGCAAGAAGCTCGTCATTcacgacgagggcaagttTGACCCCAAGTCTATCCCTCTCAAGAGCTGGAACGACTACGAGAACGAGCTGTGGGACCAGGAGTCGAACCACTCTCAGGACACGTGGTTACCGCCTCAGAAGAGCGAGTACCTCGAGGGCTCTCGCCAGTCTGCCTACAACTCGCAGTACGGATCCCAGTACGGTCTTGGATCCATCTACCAGCCCTCGACTTTCGGCCACGAGACGCAGCAGACGCATCAGACTGGCCGCTCTCGGGCCATCTCGCCAGCAGGATCATACGGCGACCTCCGCGGTGCCTCGCGCAACGGCTCGTACCAAGACGTGCCTGCGCGCGGCACCTTCTacgccgctggcggccgcGGAGACACGGGCTCGTACGGCCATGGTGACCAACAGAGCCTCTACGCTGGGTCCTTCTACGGTcagccgccgctcgcgcccacGTCGTCCAACTACCACGGCGCTGTGCCGGCCGGTAATGATGGCACTGAACACATCACGGACGCGCAGCTCACGGCGTCTATCCGCCGTATCTGCCAGggtgccgacctcgacacaCTCACGAAGAAGAGCGTgcgcaagcagctcgagtcGGAGTACGGCGTCTCCCTTACATCTCGCAAGGACTTTATCAACCAGCAGATTGAAGAGGCCATTGCCGAGTAG
- the cyp6 gene encoding Peptidyl-prolyl cis-trans isomerase-like 4 — protein sequence MRGRSSQRGTERRCPPGQPHVSVKTRRVKSECRRNTSPGDATRCDPMRASSEPTLPQHHHLAPQLPIDAPRTLPPVYVAHAHPPPRPTAFAFVEFRREDDAEDAYYDMHGRSIDGRRITVQWAKRPPSAAWRHDERDGGRGGDRGGDRGGDRGGDRGGDRGGDRGGDRGGDRGGDRDRDDRRRSPPRRRSPSPRRDRDDRGDDRRGDRDYERRDGRDERDEPRDDRRDDRDDRDDRNPRDDGDDRRDDRASASPVRNNGDDSERIAVDEKEPAAADERDDERDRRDD from the exons ATGCGAGGGCGATCTTCCCAGCGTGGGACCGAGAGGCGATGCCCGCCAGGCCAGCCACACGTATCTGTGAAGACGAGAAGAGTGAAGAGCGAGTGCCGGCGAAACACGAGTCCAGGCGACGCGACTCGATGCGATCCgatgcgagcgagctcgGAGCCCACCCTaccccagcaccaccacctcgctcccCAACTGCCGATCGACGCCCCGAGGACTCTCCCACCCGTGTATGTAGCCCATGCTCACCCGCCGCCCCGACCCACAGCTTTCGCCTTCGTCGAGTTCcgccgcgaggacgacgccgaggacgctTACTATGACAT GCACGGCCGCTCCATTGACGGTCGCCGTATTACTGTTCAGTGGGCCAAGCGCCCTCCCAGCGCTGCGTGGAGGCACGATGA GCGTGACGGTGGCCGCGGTGGTGACCGTGGTGGTGACCGTGGTGGTGACCGTGGTGGTGACCGTGGTGGTGACCGTGGTGGTGACCGTGGCGGCGACCGTGGCGGCGACCGTGGCGgtgaccgcgaccgcgatgatcgccgtcgctctcctccccgccgtcgttcgccttcgccccgccgcgaccgcgatGACCGTGGTGACGACCGTCGCGGCGACCGTGACTacgagcgccgcgatggccgtgacgagcgcgacgagcctcGCGatgaccgccgcgacgaccgcgacgaccgcgatGACCGCAACCCgcgtgacgacggcgacgaccgccgtGACGACcgtgcctcggcctcgccggtCCGCAACAACGGTGACGACTCTGAGCGTATCGCTGTCGACGAGAAGgagcccgccgctgctgacgagcgcgacgatgagcgcgacAGGCGCGACGACTAG